The following are encoded together in the Nitrosopumilus sp. b3 genome:
- a CDS encoding anthranilate synthase component I family protein, which yields MDTFGNAQAKVIPLDLSENQFQIYNKISRNYSHSFLFESLTGPEVLAETSVMGFDPKIILKGYSDKVEITSDDNTKTIKTTDPFSELKKLLGKSDDQSYRYLGGAVGVVNYDAIRLVEDIADSHNSKQPLMEFGIYDDGILYDNVHKKLFYFYHDENRFDKLIMNDDTFGEFHSSEVTPNMDKAKFSEIVNKAKKYIHDGDIFQVVLSRKFAFKNKGDNLTLYKTLRNLNPSPYMYHLKQGTKTIIGASPEMLVRITNDKVETFPIAGTRKITDDDEENKRLAEELIHDEKELAEHTMLVDLGRNDIGRVCKYGSVHPESLMQIKRFSHVQHIVSHVVGNLAPENDMFDAFQAVFPAGTVSGAPKVRAMQIIDELETEARGPYAGAIGYFSYNGCCDFAIAIRSIFIDDDDGFVQSGAGIVSDSIAENEFKETEHKAGAMLQALKEASK from the coding sequence GTGGACACCTTTGGAAATGCTCAAGCAAAAGTAATACCCCTAGATTTATCTGAAAACCAATTTCAAATTTACAATAAAATTTCAAGAAACTATTCACATTCATTTCTCTTTGAGTCATTGACAGGGCCAGAAGTTTTAGCTGAAACATCAGTGATGGGATTTGATCCTAAAATTATCCTCAAAGGGTATTCAGACAAGGTAGAAATAACTTCAGATGACAATACCAAAACCATTAAGACTACGGATCCATTCTCAGAGCTAAAAAAACTCTTAGGAAAATCAGATGATCAAAGTTATCGTTATTTAGGCGGAGCAGTAGGGGTGGTAAACTATGATGCAATAAGATTAGTGGAAGACATTGCAGATTCACACAACTCAAAACAACCACTAATGGAGTTTGGAATTTATGATGATGGTATACTCTATGATAATGTACACAAGAAATTATTCTATTTTTATCATGATGAAAACAGATTTGATAAATTAATTATGAATGATGATACGTTTGGTGAATTTCATTCAAGTGAAGTTACACCCAATATGGACAAGGCAAAGTTTTCAGAGATTGTCAACAAGGCAAAAAAATACATTCATGATGGGGACATATTTCAGGTAGTTCTATCTAGGAAATTTGCATTTAAGAATAAAGGAGACAATTTAACACTATACAAAACTTTACGAAATCTAAATCCTTCACCATACATGTATCATTTAAAACAAGGAACAAAAACAATAATTGGCGCATCACCTGAAATGTTAGTTCGAATTACAAATGATAAAGTAGAAACGTTCCCAATAGCAGGAACAAGAAAAATTACTGATGATGATGAAGAAAACAAACGATTAGCAGAAGAATTGATTCATGATGAAAAAGAATTGGCAGAGCATACCATGCTAGTTGATTTAGGTAGAAATGATATAGGCAGAGTTTGCAAGTATGGAAGTGTTCATCCAGAATCATTAATGCAAATAAAACGATTCAGTCATGTACAGCACATTGTAAGTCACGTAGTTGGGAATTTAGCGCCTGAAAACGACATGTTTGATGCGTTTCAGGCAGTTTTTCCTGCAGGGACAGTGTCAGGAGCTCCCAAGGTTCGTGCAATGCAGATTATTGATGAATTAGAGACAGAAGCCAGAGGACCATATGCTGGTGCTATAGGATATTTCTCATACAATGGCTGCTGTGATTTTGCAATTGCAATTAGAAGCATATTCATTGACGATGATGACGGATTCGTCCAATCTGGTGCAGGGATTGTTTCAGATTCAATTGCAGAAAATGAATTCAAAGAAACAGAACACAAAGCTGGAGCGATGCTGCAAGCGTTAAAGGAGGCATCTAAATGA
- a CDS encoding sensor histidine kinase: MLIIAVMFAISLTFTITGMVSFDLTVQESKELLGSRNEGFAFNLIQNLDRHIENRLIDFQELTKTELIRTTLTESNKEFERIENIKAYLQLKEQEIEFTENNPFIGGISDVALTRDLLETIEFYQDEYGYEVVEELFVTNAYGANVALATGTSDYSQSDEEWWQQTKETGKYVGEIKFDENYQNYSIEFAYSIFDDDENFIGILKLLVTLDVLLNDFVQETDLLTISGRDVLLLNNDGTQIFANQEISLNNSPVFFFPTIQKGNDVGFFELDDEIDDFRLISYAQSTGYRTFEGFGWFVVIEQNSSSIVNEFVGLRNSIIGVSILGMIASIIGGFLISSNVSSPLKQLAIIADSISKGDFKIKTKSSKIDEINTIGKSFDDMAKNLQKLIKTEKELAEANVRIKNERLAAIGEVSASMAHNIKNPLATVKSSAEILQKNSEHDDELNGVIERMNRSIDTISHQINDVLNYVRVTPLDVKLISITELMQSAKNSIEIPENISFEISQSDLKINADVEKLEIVLINIFLNAIQAIGKDPGSISCTVEQKNSTAIIKIQNSGPDIPEDVLSHIFQPLVTSKQKGTGLGLSTCKNIIEQHKGTITVQNNPTCFIITLPLSSN; the protein is encoded by the coding sequence TTGCTAATAATTGCAGTAATGTTTGCAATATCGCTTACTTTCACAATAACGGGAATGGTTTCATTTGATTTAACAGTACAGGAAAGCAAGGAATTGTTGGGTTCAAGAAATGAAGGATTTGCATTTAATCTAATTCAAAATTTAGACAGACACATAGAAAACAGGCTAATAGATTTTCAGGAATTAACAAAGACTGAATTAATTCGAACCACTCTGACTGAATCAAATAAAGAATTTGAAAGAATTGAAAATATCAAAGCATACTTGCAACTAAAGGAGCAAGAAATAGAGTTTACGGAAAATAATCCTTTCATTGGAGGCATTTCCGATGTCGCATTGACAAGAGATCTCTTAGAAACTATTGAATTCTATCAAGATGAATATGGTTATGAGGTTGTAGAAGAACTATTTGTTACAAATGCATATGGGGCAAATGTTGCACTAGCAACTGGGACATCAGATTACTCTCAAAGTGATGAAGAATGGTGGCAGCAAACAAAAGAGACAGGAAAATATGTCGGGGAAATTAAGTTTGATGAAAACTATCAAAATTATTCCATAGAATTTGCATACAGTATATTTGATGATGATGAAAATTTCATTGGAATTTTAAAACTTTTAGTGACACTTGATGTATTGCTAAATGATTTTGTTCAAGAAACTGATCTTCTCACAATTTCTGGCAGGGATGTTTTGCTATTAAATAATGACGGCACACAAATTTTTGCAAATCAAGAAATCTCATTGAATAACTCTCCTGTGTTCTTTTTCCCAACCATACAAAAGGGAAATGATGTTGGATTTTTTGAATTAGATGACGAGATAGATGACTTTCGTTTGATCTCTTATGCACAATCAACTGGGTATAGAACTTTTGAGGGATTTGGCTGGTTTGTTGTAATTGAGCAAAACAGCTCATCAATTGTAAATGAATTTGTAGGATTACGCAATTCCATAATTGGCGTATCAATTTTAGGCATGATTGCATCAATTATTGGTGGATTTTTAATATCAAGCAATGTCTCCTCTCCTTTAAAGCAACTGGCAATTATTGCTGACTCTATTTCAAAAGGTGATTTTAAAATTAAAACCAAATCTTCGAAAATTGATGAAATCAACACCATTGGAAAATCATTTGATGACATGGCAAAAAATTTACAAAAATTAATTAAAACTGAAAAAGAGTTGGCCGAAGCAAATGTCCGAATAAAAAATGAGAGACTGGCAGCAATTGGAGAAGTTTCAGCAAGTATGGCCCATAACATAAAAAACCCGTTGGCAACTGTTAAAAGTTCAGCTGAAATTTTACAAAAAAACTCCGAGCATGATGATGAATTAAATGGTGTCATTGAACGAATGAACCGCTCAATTGATACTATATCGCATCAAATTAATGATGTCCTAAACTATGTGCGAGTTACTCCATTAGATGTAAAATTAATCTCAATCACTGAATTGATGCAATCTGCAAAAAATTCTATTGAGATTCCTGAAAATATTTCATTTGAGATTTCGCAATCAGATCTTAAAATAAACGCTGATGTTGAAAAATTAGAGATTGTTTTAATCAACATATTCTTAAATGCAATTCAGGCTATAGGAAAAGATCCTGGCAGTATATCCTGTACTGTCGAACAAAAAAATTCAACTGCTATTATTAAAATTCAAAATTCTGGACCTGATATTCCTGAAGATGTCTTGTCTCACATATTTCAGCCTCTTGTTACCTCAAAGCAAAAGGGAACTGGTTTGGGTTTATCCACATGTAAAAACATCATTGAGCAGCATAAGGGTACTATTACTGTTCAAAACAATCCAACCTGCTTTATCATTACACTTCCCTTATCCTCGAATTAA
- a CDS encoding response regulator, which yields MSQKKTILLVDDDIDLLENTSYMVKSMGYDVVTAEDGLDAVSKYKDISPNLTIMDIKMPKMDGFDAFFKIKQFDSNANVVLITAFSMDEKKHLKAKSMSLLGTIHKPYSFEQLEEIVLKYT from the coding sequence GTGTCTCAGAAAAAAACCATACTGCTTGTAGATGATGATATTGATCTGTTAGAAAATACATCCTACATGGTAAAGAGTATGGGGTATGATGTCGTCACGGCTGAAGATGGTCTTGATGCAGTATCAAAATACAAAGACATTTCTCCAAACTTGACTATTATGGACATAAAGATGCCTAAAATGGATGGTTTTGATGCATTTTTTAAAATAAAACAGTTTGATTCTAATGCAAACGTTGTATTAATCACTGCCTTTTCTATGGATGAAAAAAAACACTTGAAGGCAAAAAGCATGTCTCTACTGGGAACAATCCATAAGCCATATTCGTTTGAGCAGCTTGAAGAAATTGTTCTCAAATATACATAA
- a CDS encoding DUF6659 family protein: MALLSPEDIKKLDNACDELSKDENVRHVGVINELGRLVAGGFKKGKTPLIEEEKISMTYMQMQLDFKMRKELDDVLGPIDYIASRRTKQLIISVPIGDNLVLISAEPNADDKKIIKRAEELFDDITITTI; encoded by the coding sequence ATGGCATTATTATCACCTGAGGACATCAAAAAATTAGATAACGCATGTGATGAGTTATCAAAGGATGAAAATGTAAGACATGTGGGAGTCATTAATGAGCTTGGAAGATTAGTAGCAGGTGGATTCAAAAAAGGAAAAACTCCACTCATAGAAGAAGAAAAAATTTCCATGACATACATGCAGATGCAATTGGATTTTAAAATGAGAAAAGAGTTAGATGATGTACTAGGGCCAATTGACTATATCGCATCTAGAAGAACAAAGCAACTAATCATTAGTGTTCCAATAGGAGATAATTTAGTACTAATATCAGCAGAACCAAATGCAGATGACAAAAAAATTATCAAAAGAGCTGAAGAATTATTTGATGACATCACAATTACTACAATTTGA
- a CDS encoding sigma-70 family RNA polymerase sigma factor: MGLSNSVLLGLKIFQPISITNKTLEFFEFLKYETKPFRTDSSLSKDILFDAIPKSIKIKQTKTTKTQTKKLFEEFLKNLDKTLMIKNSDDEISEIKWDEIDDFCSLLRLIERGDERKVRWALYNQFVTGNTKITIDSLSKLLKEFKIKNLKKILIKILKTETLSGLDAEFDGTVFAIKHQLGDKLVSHYLADAIEEASRRSPGELEKEILALIDEGSYSNQEISQALMIDEGLVSRIISKLRDQEKIVLSSFGQRGIRYFTTNCDNCPFGTTKSSCRKETLSFIISAFMKDYGVDLTIKDFDSVESNQALLKIKRIIMMARKEKNTKLERNLSENLDGVLSKVVDKFIDIEFPDKKNPNLPEINLKVPSNMANLPILYQLGLRKGAQGGIRLMDEMLHLVSKSISKEDRVKIKKHSLSEANKFLKYLGIDPKNSN, translated from the coding sequence GTGGGGCTTTCAAATTCAGTACTTTTGGGATTAAAAATTTTTCAGCCAATTTCTATCACAAATAAGACGTTAGAGTTTTTTGAATTTTTAAAATATGAAACAAAACCATTTCGAACTGATTCATCCCTTTCAAAAGACATTCTATTTGACGCAATTCCTAAGAGCATCAAAATTAAGCAAACTAAAACAACAAAAACCCAAACAAAAAAACTTTTTGAAGAATTCTTAAAGAATCTTGATAAGACACTTATGATTAAAAATTCTGATGATGAAATTTCAGAAATTAAATGGGATGAAATAGATGATTTTTGTAGTTTACTTCGTTTGATTGAGCGTGGTGATGAAAGAAAAGTTAGATGGGCATTATACAATCAATTTGTAACTGGGAATACTAAAATTACAATTGACTCCTTATCAAAACTTCTAAAAGAATTTAAAATTAAAAATTTAAAAAAGATTTTAATTAAAATATTAAAAACTGAAACACTATCTGGATTAGATGCAGAATTTGATGGAACTGTATTTGCAATAAAACATCAACTTGGCGATAAACTTGTATCTCATTATTTAGCTGATGCCATTGAAGAAGCATCAAGACGTTCTCCAGGTGAATTGGAGAAAGAAATTCTTGCATTGATTGATGAGGGATCATATTCTAATCAGGAAATTTCTCAAGCTTTAATGATTGATGAAGGTCTTGTATCGAGAATAATTTCTAAATTACGTGATCAGGAAAAAATTGTTTTATCTAGTTTTGGTCAACGTGGAATTAGATACTTTACTACAAATTGTGATAATTGTCCATTTGGAACCACAAAATCTTCATGTAGAAAAGAGACATTATCTTTTATCATTTCTGCATTTATGAAAGATTATGGTGTGGATCTTACAATCAAGGATTTTGATTCAGTAGAATCTAATCAAGCCCTTCTAAAAATTAAGCGAATTATCATGATGGCAAGAAAAGAAAAGAATACAAAACTAGAGCGTAATTTAAGCGAGAATCTTGATGGTGTTCTTTCAAAAGTAGTTGACAAATTCATTGACATTGAATTTCCTGATAAAAAAAACCCAAATCTTCCTGAAATCAACCTCAAAGTACCATCCAATATGGCAAATCTTCCTATATTGTATCAATTAGGATTAAGAAAAGGTGCGCAAGGTGGAATTAGGCTTATGGATGAGATGCTTCACTTAGTATCCAAATCAATCAGCAAAGAAGACCGTGTAAAAATAAAAAAACACTCTCTATCAGAAGCTAATAAATTCCTAAAATATCTGGGAATTGATCCTAAAAATTCTAATTGA
- the corA gene encoding magnesium/cobalt transporter CorA, which produces MREKIGIIVNRLVYGFTFAFLYQIVIGIATSLLSLPLTGNIQDLISGVELIDSQEGPWLVAWWIISTIIITVMALMIIRYKKYISPYKGEQNIEVPPKITVVTAIIIGALISFLFFLLDSAIGLVAKAGTATDVQAIYEAAVVGNFVPLGISIIFSIVAGFIVVGVASKTSKVKEITKDFGLQDITKISHILNKTKTQKVSLVDTIGQSPGALIHVGEQRVENVRIDMMEYDSQEIIEKNDVKIEDCLESKDKPNVSWINVIGIHDPKIIEAFGNSFEIHPLHQANIMNTELRPSIEVSDNYIMVMLKMPHYIDETGKLELEQISIIIAKDHVVTFQEIEADFFDQIRKRIRNKTGTIRNQKSDYLAYAIIDAIIDSYFLVIEKIGDITEELEDELMHNPTAETMQTIQTLKRRMISLRKSIWPAREIIDFLGRDSTTLISDNTRTYLRDVYNHVIQVMDTIEGLRDVIGGMLDTYLSSVSNRMNEVMKTLTIIAAIFIPITFIAGIYGTNFVYVPELQWEYSYFAMLTAMGIITGIMLLWFKRKKWL; this is translated from the coding sequence ATGAGAGAAAAGATTGGGATTATAGTTAATCGACTTGTCTATGGTTTTACGTTTGCCTTTTTGTATCAGATTGTAATTGGAATAGCAACATCCCTTCTTTCATTACCTTTGACAGGAAATATTCAAGATCTTATTTCTGGAGTGGAGTTAATTGATTCTCAAGAAGGGCCATGGCTTGTAGCTTGGTGGATAATTTCTACAATCATCATTACTGTTATGGCATTAATGATAATTCGATACAAAAAATACATCTCACCATATAAAGGAGAACAGAACATTGAGGTTCCCCCAAAAATTACTGTAGTGACTGCAATCATTATTGGTGCATTGATTTCATTTTTGTTTTTCCTACTTGATTCGGCTATTGGGTTAGTAGCAAAAGCAGGAACTGCAACTGATGTGCAAGCAATCTATGAAGCTGCAGTAGTGGGTAATTTTGTTCCATTGGGAATCAGCATAATCTTTTCAATAGTTGCTGGATTCATAGTTGTTGGAGTTGCAAGTAAAACATCCAAAGTTAAAGAAATAACAAAAGATTTTGGATTGCAAGATATTACCAAAATATCCCACATACTTAACAAAACTAAAACTCAAAAAGTATCATTAGTTGATACCATTGGACAAAGTCCTGGGGCATTAATCCATGTTGGTGAGCAAAGAGTAGAAAATGTTAGAATAGATATGATGGAATATGATAGTCAGGAAATTATTGAAAAAAATGATGTAAAAATTGAAGATTGTTTAGAGTCCAAGGACAAACCAAATGTTTCATGGATTAATGTTATTGGAATACATGATCCAAAAATTATTGAAGCATTTGGAAATAGTTTTGAAATCCATCCTCTTCACCAAGCAAACATTATGAATACTGAATTGAGACCTTCAATTGAAGTTTCAGATAACTACATCATGGTGATGTTAAAGATGCCTCATTACATTGATGAAACAGGAAAACTTGAATTAGAACAAATTTCCATAATTATTGCAAAAGATCATGTGGTAACTTTTCAAGAAATTGAGGCTGATTTTTTTGATCAAATTAGAAAGCGAATCCGAAACAAAACAGGCACAATTAGGAATCAAAAAAGTGACTATCTTGCCTATGCAATTATTGATGCCATAATTGATAGTTACTTCCTGGTTATAGAAAAAATTGGCGATATTACAGAAGAATTAGAAGATGAATTAATGCATAATCCTACAGCTGAAACTATGCAGACGATTCAAACATTAAAGCGACGAATGATATCTTTGAGAAAATCAATTTGGCCTGCTCGTGAAATTATTGATTTTCTAGGACGTGATTCTACAACTCTCATTTCAGATAATACTCGAACTTATTTGCGTGATGTCTACAATCACGTTATTCAGGTAATGGATACTATAGAAGGACTTCGCGATGTGATAGGAGGTATGCTTGATACATATCTCTCAAGTGTTAGTAACCGCATGAATGAAGTAATGAAGACATTAACAATCATTGCAGCTATTTTCATACCAATTACATTCATAGCTGGAATCTATGGTACAAATTTTGTTTATGTTCCAGAATTACAATGGGAGTACAGTTATTTTGCAATGTTAACTGCTATGGGTATTATTACTGGAATAATGCTGCTGTGGTTCAAACGAAAAAAATGGCTCTAA
- a CDS encoding ion transporter, with product MANTIIQRTYEILEGTNNDKLTKCFQIFIITLIAVNVLVVIVETEESVLDEYGYLFTPFEIFSVIVFTVEYIGRIVVYKLNPKYNNSKYGLARMLVSPMMLVDLAAILPFFLPFIVVDTRFIRIIRLLRLFRLFKLSRYSGPMQTLGTVFKSKAGDLAVAFFILFIVLIFASSLMYHAEHAAQPDVFSSIPASMWWGIVTLTTIGYGDVYPVTIPGKLIAAGVAVIGIAVYAIPTGIMASAFTEELRNKREAKSNTCPHCGKDISYS from the coding sequence GTGGCTAATACAATAATTCAACGAACATATGAAATTTTAGAGGGAACAAATAATGATAAACTTACAAAGTGTTTTCAAATTTTCATTATCACTTTAATTGCAGTAAATGTCCTGGTTGTAATTGTTGAAACAGAAGAATCTGTATTAGATGAATACGGGTATCTGTTCACTCCTTTTGAGATCTTCTCTGTAATTGTTTTTACTGTTGAATATATTGGAAGAATAGTTGTTTACAAATTAAATCCTAAATATAATAATTCCAAGTATGGGTTGGCCAGAATGCTTGTCTCTCCTATGATGCTAGTTGATTTAGCTGCGATATTACCATTCTTCTTGCCATTTATTGTTGTAGATACTAGATTCATTAGAATAATTAGACTATTGAGACTGTTTAGGTTATTCAAACTATCTAGGTACTCTGGACCCATGCAAACTCTTGGTACAGTATTTAAATCCAAAGCAGGTGATTTGGCAGTGGCATTTTTTATTCTCTTCATTGTGTTGATTTTTGCATCAAGTTTGATGTATCATGCAGAGCATGCAGCGCAACCTGATGTCTTTTCTAGTATTCCTGCATCCATGTGGTGGGGTATTGTGACACTTACCACAATTGGTTACGGTGATGTCTATCCTGTTACTATACCGGGTAAATTAATTGCAGCTGGTGTTGCAGTAATTGGTATTGCTGTTTATGCTATTCCAACTGGAATAATGGCTTCAGCCTTTACAGAAGAATTAAGAAATAAAAGAGAAGCAAAAAGCAATACTTGCCCTCACTGTGGAAAGGATATCTCGTATTCATAA